Proteins from a single region of Mailhella massiliensis:
- a CDS encoding biotin carboxylase N-terminal domain-containing protein — MNKQHKVLIANRGEIAVRIIQACRKLGLDFVCVYTAEDSCSGHVSLARELGGEKSLYRISSYHDANELLSVADESSATAVHPGYGFFAEDFRFARRVTERSRPLVFLGPSWRVIRDLGDKINTKRLARSLGVPTVPGSDRPVYDELEAEKIARSLFDFQMQQGIARPLVLVKASAGGGGMGIEEVYDIDMFRQVYRRIRNYAMRQFKDEGVLIEQRIKDFNHLEVQVLSDRGGRHPVHFGTRNCSIQSTGRQKRLEVAPGFDPSSIHYDFDARALLDEIVMHSLNMARKVGYDSVGTWEWIVTRDGHPFLMEVNTRIQVENGVSAAISRVKGKEVDLIAEQIRTGLGDPLGYTQDDITFHGVGVEYRIIAEDPDNGFAPWVGDIDRFDWEEHDWCRVHTHVPPVSPENPYTIPTEFDPNLALAIIWGKDLAEVSANGLAFLDKMHLEGHDGKGEALKSNVEFLKKKTERMLRF; from the coding sequence GTGAACAAACAGCATAAAGTGCTTATTGCCAACCGCGGTGAAATCGCGGTTCGCATCATTCAGGCATGCAGGAAGCTGGGGCTTGATTTCGTGTGCGTGTACACCGCGGAAGACTCCTGCTCCGGCCATGTTTCGCTGGCCCGGGAACTGGGCGGCGAAAAGAGTCTGTACCGCATTTCGTCGTATCACGACGCCAACGAACTTCTGAGCGTGGCCGATGAATCCTCGGCCACGGCCGTGCACCCCGGGTACGGCTTCTTTGCGGAAGACTTCCGCTTCGCCCGCCGCGTGACGGAACGCAGCCGTCCGCTTGTTTTCCTCGGGCCGTCGTGGCGCGTCATCCGCGACCTCGGCGACAAAATCAATACCAAGCGCCTCGCCCGTTCTCTGGGCGTGCCCACCGTGCCCGGTTCCGACAGGCCCGTGTACGATGAACTCGAGGCCGAAAAGATCGCCCGCTCGCTCTTCGATTTTCAGATGCAGCAGGGCATCGCCCGCCCCCTCGTTCTGGTGAAGGCCTCCGCGGGCGGCGGCGGCATGGGCATCGAGGAAGTGTACGACATCGACATGTTCCGCCAGGTGTACCGCCGCATCCGCAACTACGCCATGCGGCAGTTCAAGGATGAGGGCGTGCTCATCGAGCAGCGCATCAAGGACTTCAACCATCTGGAAGTGCAGGTGCTTTCCGACCGCGGCGGCCGTCATCCCGTGCATTTCGGCACCCGCAACTGCTCCATCCAGTCCACCGGTCGCCAGAAGCGCCTTGAAGTGGCTCCCGGCTTCGACCCTTCCTCCATTCACTACGACTTCGACGCCAGGGCGCTGCTTGACGAAATCGTCATGCATTCGCTGAACATGGCCCGCAAGGTGGGCTACGACAGCGTGGGCACCTGGGAATGGATCGTCACGCGCGACGGGCACCCCTTCCTCATGGAAGTGAACACCCGCATTCAGGTGGAAAACGGCGTTTCCGCCGCCATCAGCCGCGTGAAGGGCAAGGAGGTCGACCTCATTGCCGAACAGATCCGCACCGGCCTCGGCGATCCGCTGGGCTACACGCAGGACGACATCACCTTCCACGGCGTGGGCGTGGAATACCGCATCATCGCAGAAGACCCGGACAACGGCTTCGCCCCCTGGGTGGGCGACATCGACCGCTTCGACTGGGAAGAACACGACTGGTGCCGCGTGCACACCCATGTGCCCCCGGTTTCCCCGGAAAACCCCTATACCATTCCCACGGAGTTCGACCCCAACCTCGCGCTTGCCATCATCTGGGGCAAGGACCTTGCCGAAGTGAGCGCCAACGGCCTTGCCTTCCTGGACAAGATGCACCTCGAAGGGCACGACGGAAAGGGCGAGGCCCTGAAGTCCAATGTGGAATTTCTGAAGAAAAAAACGGAGCGTATGCTGCGTTTCTAA
- a CDS encoding DUF3800 domain-containing protein has protein sequence MHYFAYLDEFGHIGPFISRDDPRHNTSPVFGFAGIVLPVTEVRNFSMFFYKLKCTLLKWEIENDPRKTPSYEWEKKGSALYSIRNIEKYSELRQATFRLINKIKSTGGFVFYSGIEKEPPHDAHTPEALYTSVLRDCIRRLDRYCTHNASTFSLLLDAIDSDEAGAKRKFRMAGIHAASSEMFGHHYGNTCAALLEPPYQLESHLYQNLQCADWFCGLLNRYITYQVLPEQYNDYSIMETYFGDRLKSVLKAHSLRRKTSPPPEDDDTTELTPSS, from the coding sequence GTGCACTACTTTGCCTATCTGGACGAGTTCGGCCATATCGGCCCCTTCATCTCCCGCGATGACCCGCGCCACAATACAAGCCCGGTGTTCGGATTCGCCGGAATCGTCCTTCCCGTGACGGAAGTACGAAATTTCTCCATGTTCTTCTATAAATTGAAGTGCACTCTTCTGAAGTGGGAAATCGAAAACGACCCGCGGAAAACGCCTTCGTACGAATGGGAAAAAAAAGGCTCCGCCCTCTATTCCATAAGAAATATAGAAAAATATTCCGAGTTGCGCCAGGCAACATTCCGGCTTATCAATAAAATCAAATCTACCGGCGGCTTTGTTTTCTACAGCGGCATAGAAAAAGAACCTCCTCATGACGCGCATACCCCCGAAGCCCTGTATACTTCCGTACTGAGAGACTGCATTCGAAGGCTTGATCGTTATTGCACCCATAACGCATCCACATTCAGCCTGTTGCTGGATGCCATAGACAGCGACGAAGCAGGGGCAAAACGTAAATTCAGGATGGCAGGAATCCACGCCGCAAGCAGTGAAATGTTCGGTCATCACTATGGGAATACCTGCGCCGCTCTTCTTGAACCACCGTACCAGCTTGAAAGTCATTTGTACCAGAATCTTCAATGCGCCGACTGGTTCTGTGGTCTGCTGAACAGATATATCACATATCAGGTACTTCCTGAACAGTATAACGATTATAGTATCATGGAAACCTACTTCGGAGATCGCCTTAAAAGCGTTCTGAAAGCCCACAGCCTCCGGCGGAAGACATCGCCGCCCCCGGAAGACGACGATACGACAGAACTCACGCCTTCCTCATGA